The Mucilaginibacter mallensis genome has a segment encoding these proteins:
- a CDS encoding PhzF family phenazine biosynthesis protein, protein MTIPIYQADAFTDKLFGGNPAAICPLTEWLPDETMQKIAIENNLAETAFFVKTANGYKLRWFTPEYEIDLCGHATLAAAHILYTELGYNEEAIHFETVKAGTLHVKKDGNKYTMDFPSRPPIHIDAPIGLVEALGEIEPVEVLRSRDYFLVYESEDDIKDISPDFFALSKMDTVGVIVTAPGKNVDFVSRFFAPGAGIPEDPVTGSAHCNLIPYWAKQLGKNKLHAYQLSSRKGELWCELKGDRVLMSGNAVTYLKGTISPPAP, encoded by the coding sequence ATGACTATCCCCATTTACCAGGCTGATGCTTTTACCGATAAACTATTTGGCGGCAATCCTGCTGCTATTTGTCCGCTTACCGAATGGCTGCCGGACGAAACCATGCAAAAAATAGCTATCGAAAACAATCTTGCCGAAACAGCTTTTTTTGTAAAAACAGCAAATGGGTATAAATTAAGATGGTTTACACCGGAATATGAGATAGACCTTTGCGGACACGCCACATTGGCTGCGGCACATATTTTATATACCGAATTGGGGTATAATGAGGAAGCAATTCATTTTGAAACTGTAAAGGCAGGCACTTTACATGTTAAAAAAGATGGCAATAAATACACTATGGATTTCCCATCCCGCCCCCCTATTCACATTGATGCGCCGATTGGTTTGGTAGAAGCCCTTGGCGAAATAGAACCTGTTGAAGTTTTACGCTCAAGAGATTATTTTTTGGTTTATGAATCAGAGGATGATATCAAGGATATCTCACCTGATTTTTTCGCTTTATCAAAAATGGATACTGTAGGCGTAATAGTTACCGCACCCGGTAAAAATGTTGATTTTGTATCCCGTTTCTTTGCCCCCGGCGCAGGTATTCCAGAGGACCCGGTAACAGGTTCGGCACATTGCAACCTTATACCCTATTGGGCAAAACAATTGGGCAAGAATAAGCTGCATGCCTACCAGCTATCATCACGTAAAGGCGAGCTTTGGTGCGAGCTAAAAGGCGACCGTGTATTAATGAGCGGAAACGCGGTGACTTATTTGAAGGGAACTATTAGCCCCCCAGCCCCCTGA
- a CDS encoding NAD(P)-dependent oxidoreductase, which translates to MKIAVFGAGGRIGSRIVTEALNRGHDVTAAVRHPENYTVIHEHLKVAKADLFNSQDVETAAFNQDAVVSAYSPAKGIPASTIKEVAIPLINGLKQAHVKRLIIVGGAGSLEVSPGLQLVDTPDFPAEYKPVSLAHREALAIYDAEKELDWTFVSPSAEIYPGTRTGKFRTGGNQLLTDANGKSHISMEDYAIAIVDEIENPMHIKGHFTVGY; encoded by the coding sequence ATGAAGATAGCAGTATTTGGAGCAGGTGGCCGTATTGGCAGCCGTATAGTTACAGAAGCTTTAAACAGGGGCCATGATGTTACCGCGGCGGTGCGCCACCCCGAAAATTACACGGTTATTCATGAACATCTGAAAGTTGCCAAAGCAGACCTGTTTAACTCGCAGGATGTGGAAACAGCCGCTTTTAACCAGGATGCGGTGGTGTCGGCTTATAGTCCGGCAAAGGGTATACCGGCATCAACCATAAAGGAGGTAGCCATACCGCTTATTAACGGGTTGAAACAGGCTCATGTAAAACGACTGATAATTGTTGGAGGAGCGGGTAGTTTAGAAGTTTCGCCGGGTTTGCAATTGGTGGATACGCCAGATTTTCCTGCTGAATATAAACCTGTTTCATTAGCACATCGCGAAGCATTGGCTATTTATGACGCGGAAAAGGAATTGGACTGGACCTTTGTTAGCCCATCAGCTGAAATTTATCCCGGTACACGTACCGGTAAATTCCGCACAGGCGGTAATCAATTACTAACTGATGCCAATGGCAAAAGCCATATTTCAATGGAAGACTATGCGATTGCTATTGTTGATGAAATAGAGAACCCAATGCATATTAAAGGGCATTTTACGGTGGGATATTAA
- the smc gene encoding chromosome segregation protein SMC, whose translation MQLTSLEIKGFKSFGDKITINFNEGVTAIVGPNGCGKSNVVDSIRWVLGEQSTRMLRSEKMDNIIFNGSKSRKPANLAEVSLTFDNTKNILPVEFSQVTLTRKLYRNGDSEYRLNDVQCRLKDITDLFLDTGIGSDSYAIIELRMVDEIISNKEGSRRNLFEEASGISKYKLRKKQTFARLKDTEADLERVEDLLFEIEKNLKILENQAKKTERYYRIRDQYKSLSIMLASFRIASFSESLARIEEKEQVQLTEKSGIAAQIDTLEATLQQSKLDSLHQEKNLSIQQKATNEHVSKIRAYESEKKIKNEQLKFQQDKEARLSEELERDRNQLNHVLYNIKRLSEEKMQEDEALHTVQSKVADLKLAVDELRLDQSSSRNELNELTSINNRLQNQVYKAEKDLEILQIQQQALEQESQRNMEDATNKEVELSHFNQIVAELQERTETLENEYKVLVDFELQLKDQLIDIDDQLSTVKESIIADSRKLDAKQNEYNLTKSMVDNLEGFPESIRFLKKNVDWSKNVPLFSDILFCREEYRVAIENYLEPLMNHYVVSNYDEAISAINLLSKSAKGRAQFFVLDSYKDELRIINDFESGVAALQVVEVDKLYQPLCNFLLKNVYLVDDSNEQVLNNATLPDGVVLIGKSGKFNKSKHTMAGGSVGLFEGKRIGRAKNLENLAKEIKQFDTRINYSKEESIGLQSRSAALKASGKAEEVKQKQQELSRLNTELITVKTRQEQYQTFITNSLNRKDDIAKKISTIIEETAALRPELAELKTQKQIQSELLLEKQAIFNELNEHVTVQSNTYNQENIRFHQQQNKVSGLVKDLDYRETQKEHLEVRIKQNAVEFDKVKIAIQENLQQSDLNDDDLIEMYTQKEGLEKATQQAEQEYYEWRGKITETENEITDLRRKKDNAAFIENALKDERNNLKLELNALKERLSVEFNVDIQELIDTDAAVTESEDELREKTEKLKKQMDDFGAINPMAVEAYNEMNERYQFIQAQKKDLAEAKASLLATIQEIDDTAKEKFMAAFTTVRDNFITVFRSLFNEEDSCDLILTDPQHPLESDIDIIARPKGKRPLSINQLSGGEKTLTATAILFSLYLLKPAPFCIFDEVDAPLDDTNIDKFNNIIREFSKDSQFIIVSHNKRTIASTDVIYGVTMVEQGISRVVPVDLRQLAD comes from the coding sequence ATGCAGCTTACATCTTTAGAAATCAAGGGGTTTAAAAGCTTTGGCGATAAGATCACCATCAACTTTAATGAGGGTGTTACCGCTATTGTAGGCCCTAATGGCTGCGGAAAATCAAATGTGGTGGATTCTATCCGCTGGGTACTGGGCGAGCAAAGCACCCGGATGCTCCGTTCGGAGAAGATGGACAACATTATTTTTAACGGTTCGAAAAGTCGCAAACCCGCTAATCTGGCCGAGGTATCGCTCACATTTGATAATACAAAAAATATATTACCAGTTGAGTTTTCGCAGGTTACGCTAACCCGCAAGCTATACCGCAATGGCGACAGCGAATACCGCCTTAATGATGTACAATGCCGCCTGAAAGACATTACTGACCTTTTCCTTGATACAGGTATCGGCTCTGACTCTTATGCCATTATCGAGTTGCGGATGGTTGATGAGATCATCAGCAATAAAGAAGGCTCGCGCCGTAATTTGTTTGAGGAAGCATCGGGCATATCAAAATATAAACTGCGCAAAAAACAGACTTTCGCCCGGTTAAAAGATACCGAAGCCGACCTGGAACGCGTGGAAGACTTGCTTTTCGAGATAGAAAAGAACCTTAAAATCCTCGAAAATCAGGCTAAAAAAACTGAACGCTATTATCGCATCCGTGATCAGTATAAATCATTGAGCATCATGTTGGCTTCGTTCAGGATAGCATCATTCAGTGAGTCGCTTGCGCGGATTGAGGAGAAAGAGCAGGTTCAGTTAACTGAGAAATCGGGCATTGCGGCCCAGATAGATACGCTTGAAGCCACCTTGCAACAATCCAAACTGGATAGCCTGCATCAGGAGAAAAACCTTTCCATACAGCAAAAAGCCACCAATGAGCATGTAAGTAAGATCCGCGCTTACGAAAGTGAGAAAAAGATAAAGAACGAACAACTGAAATTTCAGCAGGATAAGGAAGCGCGCCTGAGTGAAGAACTGGAACGCGACCGCAACCAACTGAATCACGTGCTGTACAATATAAAACGCCTCTCCGAAGAAAAAATGCAGGAAGATGAGGCTTTGCATACGGTGCAATCCAAAGTAGCTGATCTTAAATTGGCTGTTGATGAGCTTCGTTTAGATCAATCATCATCGCGCAATGAATTGAATGAGTTAACCAGTATTAATAACCGCTTGCAAAACCAGGTTTATAAGGCTGAAAAAGATTTGGAGATCTTACAGATTCAGCAGCAGGCATTGGAGCAGGAAAGTCAGCGCAACATGGAGGATGCTACCAATAAAGAGGTGGAACTTTCCCACTTTAACCAGATAGTAGCTGAATTACAGGAGCGTACCGAAACGCTTGAAAACGAATACAAAGTACTGGTTGATTTTGAACTGCAGTTAAAAGATCAGCTGATAGATATTGATGATCAACTCAGCACGGTTAAGGAAAGCATAATTGCCGATAGCCGTAAGCTGGATGCCAAACAAAACGAGTACAACCTTACCAAAAGTATGGTTGATAACCTGGAAGGTTTCCCCGAATCTATCCGCTTTTTAAAGAAAAATGTAGATTGGTCTAAAAACGTTCCCCTATTCAGTGATATTCTATTTTGCCGCGAGGAATACCGCGTAGCTATTGAGAACTATCTTGAGCCACTGATGAACCACTATGTGGTGAGCAATTATGACGAGGCGATCAGCGCGATAAACCTGCTAAGCAAGTCAGCTAAGGGGCGTGCCCAGTTTTTTGTGCTGGATAGTTACAAGGATGAACTGCGCATAATTAATGATTTTGAAAGCGGTGTTGCTGCATTGCAGGTAGTCGAAGTTGATAAACTTTACCAGCCATTGTGTAATTTTCTGCTGAAGAATGTTTATTTGGTTGATGATAGCAACGAGCAGGTATTAAACAATGCTACCCTACCCGATGGCGTCGTGCTGATAGGTAAAAGCGGAAAGTTCAACAAATCAAAACATACCATGGCGGGTGGCTCTGTGGGTTTGTTTGAGGGGAAGCGTATTGGCCGGGCCAAGAACCTGGAAAACTTAGCCAAGGAAATAAAGCAGTTTGATACCCGTATCAATTATTCGAAGGAAGAATCCATCGGCCTGCAAAGCAGATCGGCGGCATTAAAGGCATCCGGCAAAGCCGAAGAAGTAAAACAAAAACAACAGGAATTAAGCCGACTGAATACCGAACTGATCACTGTTAAAACCCGGCAGGAACAATATCAAACCTTCATTACCAACAGCTTGAACCGCAAGGATGATATCGCCAAAAAGATCAGTACTATTATAGAAGAAACAGCGGCCCTACGCCCTGAGCTTGCGGAACTAAAAACCCAAAAGCAAATACAAAGCGAATTGCTGCTTGAAAAACAAGCCATATTTAATGAGCTTAATGAGCATGTAACCGTACAATCCAATACTTATAACCAGGAGAATATCCGCTTCCATCAGCAGCAAAATAAAGTTTCAGGACTAGTTAAGGATTTAGATTACCGCGAAACACAAAAGGAACACCTGGAAGTCCGCATTAAGCAAAATGCTGTTGAATTTGATAAAGTAAAGATTGCCATACAGGAAAACTTGCAACAATCGGATCTGAATGATGACGACTTGATCGAGATGTACACCCAAAAGGAAGGGCTTGAAAAAGCTACCCAGCAAGCCGAGCAGGAATATTATGAGTGGCGCGGAAAAATAACAGAAACAGAAAACGAGATAACCGACCTGCGCCGCAAAAAGGATAATGCCGCCTTTATTGAAAACGCGCTGAAAGATGAACGCAATAACCTTAAACTGGAATTGAACGCGCTGAAAGAACGCCTTTCAGTTGAGTTTAATGTAGATATACAGGAGCTGATTGATACCGATGCCGCAGTTACCGAAAGCGAAGATGAATTGCGCGAGAAAACCGAGAAGCTCAAAAAGCAGATGGATGATTTCGGCGCTATAAATCCAATGGCTGTTGAGGCTTACAACGAGATGAATGAGCGTTACCAGTTCATACAGGCGCAAAAGAAGGATCTTGCGGAAGCCAAAGCATCATTACTGGCAACCATACAGGAGATTGATGATACGGCTAAGGAAAAGTTTATGGCGGCATTTACAACAGTACGTGATAACTTTATTACCGTTTTCCGCTCACTGTTTAATGAGGAGGATTCATGTGATCTGATTCTGACTGATCCGCAGCACCCACTTGAATCTGATATCGATATTATAGCCCGGCCAAAAGGTAAGCGCCCCCTATCCATCAACCAATTATCGGGTGGTGAAAAAACATTGACTGCTACGGCTATCCTGTTCTCGCTTTATCTTTTAAAGCCTGCCCCTTTCTGTATTTTTGATGAGGTTGATGCCCCGCTTGATGATACCAATATTGATAAATTCAACAACATCATTCGTGAGTTCTCTAAAGATTCGCAGTTCATTATTGTATCCCACAATAAACGTACTATTGCGAGCACCGATGTAATTTACGGTGTAACCATGGTTGAGCAAGGCATATCGCGTGTGGTACCTGTGGATTTAAGGCAATTAGCTGATTAA